One Aptenodytes patagonicus chromosome 30, bAptPat1.pri.cur, whole genome shotgun sequence DNA window includes the following coding sequences:
- the MRPL4 gene encoding LOW QUALITY PROTEIN: large ribosomal subunit protein uL4m (The sequence of the model RefSeq protein was modified relative to this genomic sequence to represent the inferred CDS: inserted 1 base in 1 codon) — protein MIRAGGARVAAAAAAAVRAWARGRGRGRAGAAGVSSAPAGPPAAPEPRREKLLLPALPRSPVLRACSVPVPXHRSPVQAWVESLRHHDDERRGLTDLHPDVFAVRPRLDILHMVAMWQKNFKRISYAKVKTRAEVRGGGRKPWRQKGSGRARHGSIRSPLWRGGGIAHGPRGPTSYYYMLPMKVRVLGLKVALTVKLMQDDLHVVDGLEIPTAD, from the exons ATGATCCGTGCCGGGGGGGCCCGcgttgccgccgccgccgccgccgccgtcagggCCtgggcccggggccggggccggggccgggccggggccgcgggg GTCTCGtccgcccccgccgggccccccgcggcccccgaGCCCCGCAGGG agaagctgctgctgccggcgCTGCCGCGGTCCCCCGTCCTGCGGGCCTGCAGCGTCCCCGTCC CGCACCGCTCCCCCGTGCAGGCCTGGGTGGAGTCGCTGCGGCACCACGATGACGAGCGCCGGGGCCTGACCGACCTCCACCCCGACGTCTTCGCCGTCAGGCccag GCTCGACATCCTGCACATGGTGGCGATGTGGCAGAAGAATTTCAAGAGGATC agCTACGCCAAGGTGAAGACGCGAGCGGAGGTGCGGGGGGGCGGCAGGAAGCCATGGCGGCAGAAAGGATCCGGCCGGGCCCGGCACGGCAGCATCCGCTCGCCCCTGTGGCGCGGGG GGGGCATCGCCCACGGGCCGCGGGGTCCCACCAGCTACTACTACATGCTGCCCATGAAGGTGCGGGTGCTGGGGCTGAAGGTGGCGCTGACGGTGAAGCTGATGCAG GATGACCTCCACGTCGTCGACGGCCTGGAGATACCCACCGCCGAT